The following DNA comes from Triticum aestivum cultivar Chinese Spring chromosome 3D, IWGSC CS RefSeq v2.1, whole genome shotgun sequence.
AGGAAGGTTCGTTGTGGGCTCTCAGGTGAGCCAAACATTTGAAATGCAATGCCGTGAGAGTAATTCTTTTACTTTTCCCCGCTTGAGATCAGAAGGCTGATAAAACAGGTGGAGTACCAATCCCCATGCACCTCCCATACATCGAAACACCCTCAAAACCAAATGATCCTTTTCTAACAACTCAATTCGTGGTTCACCATGTGAGCGAACTACAAGTGTTGACTAAGCTTAATTATCCATGACACAGTGATGTCCGAGAAAGTATCCAGATACACGGTGCCTTTTTGTCCTTGGTGCATCCATCTTTAGCAATACCATCAAGAAATTGTCAATAATTCTGAAAAAGGATTAGCATATGGACACAATGTTTATTCGCTATGCTGCAAAATATCAGAATTCAAATCACAATTGAAATTAATCTCTACATGAATAGTAACTATCTAAGTTGAGCTGTCCCATTAATGAACTATCCGCACCgaattttattatttttattttgggACTTATGTTTTAGATTTAtatttgagaacttctggaataTAGCATACTTTTCATTTATGTAAACATACACAATGTACAATGACTAAAATCAAAGCATCTTTTTTTTCGAAAAACAGATCATTTTCTATAGGAAGTCACatgatatttttattatttttacaaAAAGCTATGAGCCAAAAATTTAAAAGACTATGTCTTAATACCCAAGGTGAGTTCAAACTGTCTAGACTGAAGGTGATCATCAGAGCTGCATGAGAGGTTCAATATTTTTCTGTTTCCTTTTGAAGCATGACCTGCATGAGAGGTTTTTTTAGGGGAAGTATGAGATAGCTCTCTGTACGATAGATAGTACGAACTTGGCTTCATGATCTAAAACAACCCGCCAACCTAGATAACACAAAACACATAACTTATGTTCCTCTAGCAAAATAAAATAGTGTCATATTCAGACAGTCCACCACATGCATGCTCCAGCTTAGCAGATCTTGTTTTTATTCATTCACGTGACACACTAGCTATAGTGCACAACCATCTAGTGATATGTGGCATAGTAGGTAGTGGGGGAAAATGACTTTcctaaaaaaaaaggaaaacccaaGGACCCTATACGAGACATAATTACACGACTCATCGTCTGCTAGCAAAACAAAACATCACCATAAAAGAAACAACTCATTACAAGCTCCAGCTTGGTAAACATGTTTGTATTCATCCACGTAGCACGCCAACTAGTGGAAAACCAAATGCTGGCATGTCGCATATCAAGTACTGGTGCAAAGCCTATTCCATGAAAAGCAAAACCTAGTGAACCTGCATGAGTCAAAATACACGACTCACCGCCCATTGTCAAAATAAAACATTGCCATAAAACAGACAACTTATTACAAGCTCAACATGATAAATGTTGTATTTATTCATGCCAACTAGTGGACAACCAAATGCTGACATGTGGCATAACAGGTAGTGAAGCATTGCATGCTACACTATGGGGCGGTCCAGCTTGAAAAAACTAATGGAACAACCAAATGCGGACATGTGGCATACCAGGTAGTGGTGCAACACCTAAAAAAAGAGAACCCAACGACCCTACATGAGACCAAATAGATGGTTCACTGTCCACTAGCAAAATAAAACAATGTCATTCAGTAGACAACTCATTGCAAGCTCAAGCATGACAAATGTTGTTTGTATTCATCCATGTGGCACACCAACAGGTGGACAACCAAATGCTGACATGTGGCATAGCAGGTAGTGGAGCATTGCATGCTACACAATGAGGTGCTCCACCTTGAGACAACTAATGGAATCCGAGGCTCCGAGACTATAAATGTTGACCCCATGCCTTCTTGAGTTAGGCACTTGTAGTACAGGCTAGCAGAGCATCATGGTTGAAAACCACCCGGCCGTCACAATGCCAACCACTTCCGACAAGGAACTTCTGCAAGCGCACGCCGAGCTTTGGAACCTCACTTTTAGCTACCTGAAATCCATGGCGCTAGAGTGTGCCATCAATCTAGGGATTCCCACCGCCATCCACCGATGTGGCGGCACCGCCTCATTGCCAGACCTACTTGCCACCCTTCCCATACTTGAGAGGAAGAAGTCCTACCTGCCTCGCCTCATGAGGTTCCTCGTCGCCTCGGGTATCTTTACGGTTGATGTCCCCGCAACAGGGGAGTGCGCTAACGTGGGTGCAACTAGTACCTACCGGCTCACACCTTTATCTTGCCTCCTCGTGGATGGAGACGACACCGACGCCCACCAGCGCACAAGCCTCTCGTCGTTTGTGCTCTCGCAGACCAACAAGTACCATGTAACGGCGGCCATGCACTTCTCTGAGTGGTTCACGAGCGACGAAGGATCAGCCTCGGCCGAGATGCCATACATGATGGCAAATGGCACAAATCCATGGGCAATCATGGCTCGTGATCCAAAGCTAAATCAGGTCTTCAACGCTGGCATGGCGGCTGATACCCAATTTGCAATGAACTTCATCGTCAGCAATTGTGGCGAGGTGTTTGAGGGGGTTACCTCGATAGTTGACGTTGCCGGTGGGACGGGTACGGCGGCGAGGGCAATTGCCAAGGCCTTCCCACACATTAAGTGCTCGGTTCTAGACCTCCCTAACGTTATCAATTCCATCTCGTCCGACGGAACAGTCGAGTACATTGTAGGTGACATGATGAGTTCCATCCCAAGGACTGATGCGGTGTTCCTCAAGGTACGACAGTAAGTTTGTTTTGGGTGATTTTTTTCTTATGAACTTTTAAATTAACTTATGTAAGTGTTGACTGCAGTACGTGTTGCATGACTGGAAAGATGAGGATTGTGTGAAAATCCTAACGCAGTGCAAGAAGGCGATCCCCAAACCAGGGGGGAAAGTGATAATCGTGGATATGGTCGTCGGGTCTCCTTCTAAATCCATGTTCGAAGCCCAAGTGTTGTTCGATCTGTTGATGATGGTGATGACATCGGGCAAGGAGCGTGAAGAGCATGAGTGGGGCAAGATATTCAAGGATGCAGGGTTCAGCCACTACAAGACAAGGCCTGTTATGGGGTGTATGGCCGTCACCGAGCTGTATCCTTAGCTAGCCAAAGAATGGTTGATGTGGCACGCCTGACAGGGGTACGGTGAAGCCAGTAACTATTGGGTCAAATCAAATAAAGATAGTGCTAAGTAGTGATTTAGTACTAGTAGAACGAAACCAATGGGTTCAGCATGATGGATCTGCCCTTGGCCCAGAGTATAATTGTTGCCATGCACATTTGTCTCTTTTCATGGCTAGTTTCATTGATCATATACATTAATTTTTCTTGAACTCTTGATCATATACATTTATTAAGACTAAGaagtagtgcttctagtttgaaaATTTCGAAAAATGTCATAAATAGTAAAGGAAAGTAGGGCTTGAAGGTAAAAAAAATATATATCCAAATCGAATTAAACTGACAATCAATTGAATGATTGAAGAAGCAATGATACATGTGTTAAAAAGAGCAATGATACTTGGCATACATACTATGATGGCACAGTTTGCACTGGCGGTCCTCCAGGCAGGGGCGATATACACCACGTATAATAAGTGTCAGTCTAGTTTAATTAAGGGAATTAAGTTCGTATAGGCACATTAAGGGAATTAAGTTCGTATAGGCACATGACGCCGCACACTGTGACGGCTGGTGCTTGTGCCCACCGCCGATACAGTACGTGTGCTCAACCCGGCAACACGACGTGTCCTGCCACTGCCCTCAAGTCCCCAAAGCATTGGCCGGCGTCGACTCCCCCGCCCGTTTGTTTTGTCACCAAGCATTCGGCCTTGGGCTCGACCCTCGTTCCAACACGTACAAGGTTGCTCGCTTCTTCTATGCCTCCATCAAGGAGCACAAGATGTTTGGTATCTACACGTACACCATCAGAATGGAGGTGTTCACCATAAGCCAGCGGGGTTGGCGTGAGACGGCCGCACAACTGCCATACCAAGTCATGGTACAAAGATCTTCAACTTTCTTCAAGGGGTCTTTGCTCTGGAGTATTGATGAGCGCACCCTTGGGCGTGCCACACCAGGTTTTCTCTGCTTTACGTTGGGCGACGAGGCATTCAGCATCACAGCGCCACCTCTCTCCTGCTTGAGCATCAATTAACTAACATCGACCTTATGTGAGTTGCACGGGGAGCTATGCATATATAGCACGTTCCGGACCCATCAACGAAACACTTGAGATGTGGATGTGCAGCGATTCCTGCTACACTGCGATTGTCTCGAGCAACTAGCCTGGATCTCTTCGTCCTACAGTTtgtatgcccgtgcattgcacgaaacatcaagatgcataacatctgttgtgattgacccatgcgggagtaatcccatgtgcaaaaactaatgatatctcgagaaacaggagagataaggtgaggaggagtggggcgtggtggtgattgatggtcggactaagcggaggcatggggatggacgatgcCGACAGTGGCcgccatgctagattgttccagagactttcttttttaattgctcaacaatgaggttgtgggagataaggatgaacgaggaaaggccttatctgcaaatgtggagagatgtgcgggtatctttttacaaaattgccatagtttgctttctatccgtcaaatatagatcggacggtctatattgcaagatggcaggcacaccatcatcaccaactcagttttttataagagtagagatttgGCAATGGTGTACTAGTGTTGCATGAGTCCACAGAATATATTGGCCGCTATGATTTGCAAACACAAAAAGGTTCCATGGATGTGACTAACATGGCTGGATTGATCTATCACGATCCCAACACAAACACATTTGGATGCGTGACGGAAGCTTTCTCAGACTTTGATTTAATCCCCTACATTTCAACGACAGTTCTAATCTAGTTGAATGGAAAGCTAGCTTTTCATCATCTTGTATGGAAGATGTCAGTTTATGAAAATTCAATGCACGTCACCGCATCCTTCTCATCTCTGTGGAGACCTCTTGAAATTTGCATGAACTGTCATAGAACTTACAGTAAGACTAGACATTGAGAAGAGGGAAGATGAGAGACGTGAGTTATAAAGGCTTCAACCTGTCAAGTACAACCAACCTAGCTAACTTAACTTGTTTTTCCACAAAGAAACTTAATTTTTGTTTTTCAAGAACGTACGTGTATTATTCCGCTCGGCATGAGAGGTTAGCTATCTCAAAATCAACAAACGGGCCACATGTGCATTAGCTCTGAAATTTGATACTAAGCCACTTTGAATCATTGGAGGAAATTAGACAAAACCAGTGCTCTGAAATTAAACAACTTTGATATATACTAAGCCACTTTAAATCATAGgatggatttttttttgaaagttcCAGTGCAACTTTTCTTTCTCCCTTCTCTGCTAAATAGAAAACAATTGCATTTTATTTTATGTGGTTCACATAGGGGGTGAGTGTACCGATGATGTCTATGTGTAGAACAAAAGATGATAGTATCAAATGCTTTGCTGCTACTCAACTTTTTTTCAAAGTAAAACTGAAACAGACCAGGTAAGGGCTATATCATCAACACCACATAATTATTCCTAGAGCAGGCATTCAAAGGAGTTCCCACGTAAGGGGTAAATGCATGATTTATGCTTGATCAAGCGGAGAACCTCGCCGCAGCGCTCGACTTCCACGCCGATGAGCATGGCCACATTGGAGTAGTATTTGGCGACAGAGAAGCGGCCACCACCAAGGTGCACGAGGCATGAGTAACCTCCTAGCTCGCTGCGCCCCTCGGGCGCCATGATGCCCATGTCCAGCTCATGGCTagccagaggcggcggcggctgctggccCGTGGAGGCGAGGCTGCCCAGATCGGCTGCACAGAGAACACCTTCATCCCTGGCCGAGAAGCCGTACCAAAGGCCGTGCTGTGGGGCATAGTGGACCTGTCCCTGGAACGGGAGCTCCGAGTCGGCAACCTTGCTCCACGCCCGCGTCTCCGTGCCCAGGGAGAAGGTGCCCTGGCCCTTGGAGGAGACCCAGATGTTTGAGTCGCCGACCACCGCAGCGGTGTTGGGGACATCATTAATGAAAATGTCGCGCGACGGCTCGTATGGGGGTGGGGGGAGGAGGTGCCATGCCCAGTCCAGCGAGTGTCTTGCCTGGACCAGCGCCTCCACGGAGTACTTGAACGACAACACCTTGTCACCCGATTTGGGTGGAGCCTTCTCCATGATATACAGATCGTCATGGATGGCGAGCCAGAGGGGGCTAAGTTTCTCCTCTCTCGTGCTGGGCAGTTTGCGCGTGGTCTGCGAGGCATCGTCGTAGAGGACGGGCATATGGTCCTGAGGTTCTGTACGCGGGACAGCGAGGATCTTGTCCCTGCcccggccgaagagcatgaactctgTCGCCCTGGGAGCGAAGCCCCTAGCGGGATTGTCGAAGGTAGTGATGCTGGGAGGCAGGCAAGTCTTCACCGGCGCCGTCGCCTGCGGTTCATCCTCGCCGTGGAAGAGAGTCGACGGGTCGATGCGGTGCAACGAGTACACGCAGTCCTTTTGCTGCTCGCCACAGAAGCGGCGGTGGCATCGGGGTTTGGGGGGCCTGTGGTGGTTGATCACCATGTATAGGAACGCACGAGCACGGCTCATGGTCGGCGTGgattggcgacggcggcggccggcggaaaGCACGCGTATCCGGTCGGTGTGCAGTGCAGATGCGATCTGGTTGTTCAGCATACGGTACACATGGTGGGCGGAAGACTAAAACTAGACCGAACTGGTTGTTGTACAACCTATGGCCCAATAGACCGATAAGAATCACAAAACATAGACTTTTTTTTCTATGTAATCCCCCACAACCAGTGCGTCCTTCAAGAGAAGGTGCGGTTTGTTTTTGCTTTTTTCATAGAACAGTAAAAATAACATTTATCTTATTAATTTATACATAGTCCAAGTAATAATAAAAAGGAAGTAAAAGAATATTCATGAGTTATGGACAACTTCGTACatatcaacaatatacaaatcatGTAGTTCCGAAACAATGTTCATGTCCTTTAAAGATACGCTTGTTTTGAAAATGTCATGTTATAAAAAATTGTTTGTATTTTTTCAAATGTTCACGTAATTAggaaaaaaaatcatcatatatttAAAACTTTCATATGTATAAAAAGTGTTCTCATATATTCtaaaaagtttgtaattttttaagAAGAGTTGACATCTTTAAAGAAAATGTTCATGCAATTATTTAAAAGTGTTCACGCGTTTACAAATTATTCCTTGTAAGAAGAGTATATTCATGAATTTTataaataaaattgttatttaAAGAGAGTTTGCACGTGATTTAAAAAATATTCTTGTAATTTTACAAAGTGTTGACGCCTTTTAGTTTTTTTTACATAATTCTACAAATTTTCATTAACCAAGTTTGTGCATTTATTTCAAAATGTATatatatttcttttaaaaaatagaagaAAATGGAAATATATTAAGAATAAAATTAAAAATAGAAAAGGGAATATAAAAAGATCTGGAAGAAGAGAAAATTGCATTGCATGTTTTTAATGTCTATTGGTTTATTTTGAATTTCTCTCATGTTTTAGGAACTTTATGAATAGAATACATGTTACTTTGGAGGTTTCCTGTTCTATCGCCTAATTTTCCGTTTCCCATTGAGTATATAagaaaaaactaccacattacgggTTAGGGCTACAAAAAACTAtcactttttttaatttttcaaaaatcTACCACAAAATTGGCTGGCTGTTCCAAAAAACACTAATGACTCGATGATTAAAATTTGATCCAGATTATGACAGGGCGGGCCCACATGTTTGTTTGACCGCTAAGTAGACCGTTAAGTCTGACGTTATGACAAGTGGGCCCTCATGTCAGCTTCTTCTTTGCCCCATCTTCCCTAGGACCACTGGCCTCATTTTCCTCCGTCAATGGACATCATCGAGGGGAGCCGCGTCTAAGGCCATCAGGAGGGAGGCAGGGTAGGGGAGGAGGTGCACTTGAGACCGTCGGGAGGGGAGGATGAGCTCGCTAGCTCGAGCCCCGGCCAGATCAGGCTGCCCACGGCCGCGATGCGCGTCCATGGCTGACCATGGCGGGGCTGCCGACGCAGCAGTGAGCAGCAGCCGCAGGCAGCCGTAGCGACGGCGGTGACAGCAGCTACTGCGGGCAGCAAcggagagcagcggcggcggcggcgggcagcagCGGCTGCCGAAGCTACGGTACGCACCCTATGCCCGGCGCTTGATGGGAGACCGACGGAGGTGCGGGAGGAGCTCCTCACGGCCAGTGGCCAGGGCAGCAACGATCGGAGGTGGACCTAGCTCGTCGGGACTCCTATAGATGCTGATGGCACGGGGCGTCATGCTTGCTCGCGCGAGTAGTTAGCAGCGGCGATGTGAATCGGGAGGATGGATGGTCTCCAGATGCGAGCAGCTGCTTGCcgctggccatggccatggccgccgCAGCCACGGCGAGACCAACGCCGGCATACCTAAATTACAGTGCTTGAGCAGTTCATGTGTCCAGATCGGATTTCTTATGCAAAAGGAGATGCTCTAATAGCAAAAATGAGTGCTATGACTATCACCGCGTAGGAGGGATACCAAGTTTGAATCAAAATCACAAGCTACAGCGAAGAACGAAGATGAACTCCGATGAACTCGTggaaaccctaatgggatctaTGGGAAAAGAAAGGAGAGAGCTCATCAGAGCTGTTGAACAGTGGAGGTTCGCGGACGAACTCtggtcgattcaggttgatgccgcggccgttgttgaggcagtggcaaaggtcgacggcggcggtggagctcgggcgcTGAGGCGACGCGAGGTGGAAGACAGAGACGAGGAGGCAAGGGGGGAAAGTGAAAGGGACCCCTAGCCCTATTTATAACGTCGAAATGATAAGTGGCAAGCGCAGGAATCGAGAAGGCCAAAAAATGGATATGGGACAACGCAGACGCCTTGATTTTCGGAAGCTTATTAAAAATACAAGATATATTAAGATTTGGGCCTTGTGTAATATTAATGGCatgtgacgtcacggcgggttacaaggCCTCACAAGAATAAATGAAGAAGGATCTTTTCTAAGTGCGGAAGATTGATATAAACAAGTttaaatcaacctggggcctaatgttgggatataactattgggtataacCCGCCCAGGAGAGGCCGGATTATACCGCTAGTGGTTTGTTAtgacaaagcccatgaagatgttgaagatggcggttcacgaagCAGGCTTACTGAAGGCCCGAAGCCCAAAGGAGACTTAAGGCCTACAGGTGTAAACCGCCacatatgtatgacttgtattataaggcatgtgtaattagtcaccgagccggacacgttgtatatgagccggccgggactccatgagccgctgggcgtcaacctgcgtatataaagggacgacccgacgacggtttagggcaagaaacaagagatcgaaagctaggttaaGCGTATTCGGAACcgaagcaataccacctcaaactggattaggcctttaccttcatcgcaaggggccgaaccagtataaactcccggtgtcctttgtcccgtttaacccctttaagctaacatcgttgcgatggctccacgactaagtccttctgctaggatatctgccgtgacaattccacgacagtgaaGCATAGTTGTGCATCCGCATGAAGCACACCTATGCTtctcaaaaagtaaaaaaaaagcacATGTGTGCTTCACAGTGAAGCACACTTTTGAAAAGCGAAAAAACAAGGGTGTGCTTTCCAAAAAAATGTGAAAAGTCCGACTCTGCTTTTCGGTTTTCTTGTTTTGCTTTTCCAGGTTTCCTGGTTTTTTTTCTCGATTTCTGTCTTTTATATTTCTATTATTctattttcattttgcttgatttctattttgttttctctttttgcaTCTAAACCTACTAACATGGGATCTACTTTCGAAGATCTCAatgcaagaaatccaacggtgaAATGGTTCGTGATTTAGATGCACAATTATGATATAAAACATTTTTAAAATGGGATCTATGAAAATATATATATCAGAACTCTTATATTGTGACAAGTGTCGCGCATGCAGTGTACCAGTTGTCATCATGAGGGGGTGTGACCTTTGCAAGGAGTACTACTTACCTAGTGATTTTTGCATTTACTCCCTAAAAAAACTAGTGATTTTGCAGGAACTTTGTACTTGTCCGCGGTACTATTTATTGTTGAGGGATGCTGTGTCTCCGCCCCTGGGTGAACACCCAGGAACAAGTAGCGGGCCAAACGTCTGACCCCCTCCTCCCCACACAACAACGCAAGAGACACTACATGAAGAGATTACACAAGAGCCGGCACAGACAAAGAGAGAAGAGGTTATCTAACATAAGATAAAGAGAACATAAAAAGAAATACACTGAGACCCAACGACCTCCGATCCGCCGTTCACGTAGCCCCAGCAGCGTCCAACAACCGAGTAGAGAGACAGAGCTACGACCAGGTTGCGTCCCCCACCCCATACAAAAATGCATGAGACGGTCGACGCAAAAGCCTGCAGATCAGGGGGGACCCTCCCATGGACGTGGCCCACCGGTCATTGACCTCCGGATCCGTCGCGGTGACGATCAAGGAACATACCAATGCGATGGGGCGCCGCGAATCGATCGAACGGTGGAGGGCTCGCGTGACGCCATGGATGGTCTGAGGAGGCGGATATTAACATCCTTTAAAGGAGTAGGTATTGACATGCTTTAATAAATACTAGTAAGTAATACTCGGTCAGCTTTGGAGTATCACTGACAGTACGCCAAAGCAAAATAATAGAAACTAGACGGCTGTGATCCATGTTTGTTTTATCGGCCGGCCTGAGTCTTATATAGTCATTCCAGTGATTCCTTTGACTGATTTATGAAGTCGGCAGCAAGTAACTAGCCATGCGTATAATCAATCCAATAATTGTGGTGGCCTTATTTGTGCAGAGACAAATGGAAGGAGATAGGCATTAGGATAACAGACTTGACAGGCTTGCAGTTCCTTGGGCATACAAAAATGTAGGACGACAGGAACTCCTCATTGCCAAGCATTTGGACAATTGGACTCGACAGAATTGAAGTTTCCATCCACTCTTGTCCATGTATGTATGCTTGCAGTTTTACACTACAATGGCTATATATACACCAAACAAAGGGATAGTTAGCACTTCCGTCTGGCTGAGCAGCATACAACCAACCTATCCCAGCATTCCTTGTAAACGTTGCTATCACTATTTCTCCCTCCAACCATATCACACAAATGAGTGTGGCAAGTACAGCAGCGGCCCGGCTGCACATTCTGCAGCTTCTGGCCACCATGTTAGTGCTAGTCTCGGCCAACATCGCATTGCCCAACTGCACCAGCAGATGCGGCAACATAAGCATACCTTACCCGTTCGGCCTCAGTGCCGGGTGCCACCGTGAAGGCTTCGAGCTCACCTGCAACGAGACATATCATCCCCCAAAGCTCTTCATGAACAGCTCCGGAGTCGAAGTGCTTGAAATATCATCGCAAGACAGCACACTGTACATTGACAGTGGGATCCTCACCTTGGCGGGCGATGAGGGGCCCGACGGTTTTATCCGTATGAATTGGTCAGTCCCCCTTAACGACAGCCTATATAGGACAGCAGGGAATACAATGATTGTTCTGGGGTGTGGAATCACTTTCCGTGTTCAATGGCCTTCTGCTCAAAGCTGGCCTTATCTTGGCGAGGAATCTCCAAGCAGCTCTTGTCCTCTGAAATGCATGCCGCCCCATCCTGTGATAGCAACTGATGGCATATGTCTTCATGACAATGGTTGTTGCACTACAGGTACCCGTTATGACTCAAATAGGTTTCTCATCACGTACTCTGTGTACGAAGAGAACTTGCCGCTGCTCAACTCAAGTGTTGCTTTGGTGGAGTGGGAATGGTTGAGCAAGAAGAAGAATGTCATGATTCTGCAGAAGGCAGCATCGTCTGACACCAGCCTTGGTGCCTCCAAAGGCGTACTACACCCCATACCAGGGGTACCAATTAGAACAGCTATCAGTTGGGTGTTCAGTAACTTGTCGTGTGCTGAAGCTAGCAATTCAAGTGACTTTGGGTGCCTCAGCGACAACAGCAAGTGCCTTTTGTACCTTACACCGAATGATGCAATAGGAGGTCACACATGCCAGTGTTGGCATGGTTACCAAGGCAACCCTTACGTGCAACATGGCTGCCAAGGTATATATGCTAGTACTAGACTCCCTGTGTTTCTTTTTTTTATGGCTAGACTCTCCCTGTATAATCAGTAGTGCACAAAGCCCGACAATACTTAGCTTCACTACTACTGCAGATATCGA
Coding sequences within:
- the LOC123075764 gene encoding flavonoid O-methyltransferase-like protein Os11g0303600, with the protein product MVENHPAVTMPTTSDKELLQAHAELWNLTFSYLKSMALECAINLGIPTAIHRCGGTASLPDLLATLPILERKKSYLPRLMRFLVASGIFTVDVPATGECANVGATSTYRLTPLSCLLVDGDDTDAHQRTSLSSFVLSQTNKYHVTAAMHFSEWFTSDEGSASAEMPYMMANGTNPWAIMARDPKLNQVFNAGMAADTQFAMNFIVSNCGEVFEGVTSIVDVAGGTGTAARAIAKAFPHIKCSVLDLPNVINSISSDGTVEYIVGDMMSSIPRTDAVFLKYVLHDWKDEDCVKILTQCKKAIPKPGGKVIIVDMVVGSPSKSMFEAQVLFDLLMMVMTSGKEREEHEWGKIFKDAGFSHYKTRPVMGCMAVTELYP